CTAAAGGTCTTGTTTATATGTTTGTCCGTCAATCGCGGTTCACAGCCCAGTTGATGGAGGGGCGCAGGCTTGTGCAAGCTGGAGAACTCGGCGACGTATATTACGCGGAGACTCGGTGGATACGCACGCGATGGTGTTCCGCACGGGGATGGCGGCACGACAAAGCGAAAGGTGGCGGGGTCCTCCTGGATCTCGGTATTCACGCCATTGATAACGTCTGGTTTATGATGGGCAATCCGCGTCCGACAGAGGTCATGGCTGGAATGTATTGCACTTTTTCTGACCTCGCACCTCCTGAACAAATTTACACCGCAGATGATGCAGCGTGCGGGTTTGTGCGGTTTGAGAACGGGTGCACCTTGCATTTTGCTGTCGCGTTTTCGATGAACACCACAAATCGGCAGACGCCAGCAAAGGGAACCGATCTGGTCAAAAGCGAGACGCAGGAGTTCCAACTTTACGGGACGAAGGCAGGACTCGAAAGCGGAAAACTCCTCGTTGGGACACCGGACGGTGTTAAGGTCAAACCCATAAAAGCACCGCCACAAAAAGCGGATGATATAACCCTTCAGGCGAGAGAATTCATTCGGGCGATTCGAGACGGAGATGAACCCCTTAATTCCGGTTCGCAAGCAGTAATGCTGATGCAAATGCTCGATGGAGCAATGAAATCCAGTGAAATCGGCAG
This is a stretch of genomic DNA from Candidatus Poribacteria bacterium. It encodes these proteins:
- a CDS encoding Gfo/Idh/MocA family oxidoreductase translates to MKEVIRVGIIGVGGTMSSTTAILAAEPNVELVALADPDPTRRKRVLDGIKGVRVFDDYRQMFDTCDLDAVCIGLPTWMHAPVSQEAVQLGLHVLCEKPPSNNATELIPVTQLAATKGLVYMFVRQSRFTAQLMEGRRLVQAGELGDVYYAETRWIRTRWCSARGWRHDKAKGGGVLLDLGIHAIDNVWFMMGNPRPTEVMAGMYCTFSDLAPPEQIYTADDAACGFVRFENGCTLHFAVAFSMNTTNRQTPAKGTDLVKSETQEFQLYGTKAGLESGKLLVGTPDGVKVKPIKAPPQKADDITLQAREFIRAIRDGDEPLNSGSQAVMLMQMLDGAMKSSEIGSAVTIF